From Medicago truncatula cultivar Jemalong A17 chromosome 7, MtrunA17r5.0-ANR, whole genome shotgun sequence, a single genomic window includes:
- the LOC25497583 gene encoding receptor-like protein kinase ANXUR2 isoform X1, translated as MLVKYSKRKSPSKKQYPTVIEERCHQFSLDDLKKSTNNFDEHLRIGLTEFSIAYKGYLKHNGETDYPIAVKRMIHIFNEWKFKKEIELNCQLHHPNLTSFIGFCDHKYEKILVYEYMSNGSLYDHLLLRDMESLSWKKRLEICIGAAKGLHYLHTGAKRAIFHCDIKPQTILLDKNMVPKLSHLGFSLQGKLPNSKPKPVEVNMLNDKSDVYSFGMVLLQVACTNYKNTIFDKMIMLDDTYWFSEKSFNPANFLERFPANEIIDPILMRLIAPQCLEVFMDIMKRCLNIEPNERPAMGEVEVELEHALELQEEADCGKSNDDFYLFPSTSST; from the exons ATGCTTGTAAAATATTCAAAGCGTAAAAGTCCTTCCAAGAAACAATATCCAACTGTTATAGAAGAGCGATGCCATCAATTTTCTCTGGATGATCTTAAGAAATCTACTAATAACTTTGACGAACATCTAAGAATAGGGTTAACAGAATTCAGTATAGCTTACAAAGGTTATCTCAAACATAATGGTGAAACTGATTATCCAATAGCAGTGAAACGGATGATACATATATTTAATGAATGGAAGTTCAAGAAGGAAATTGAACTCAACTGCCAGCTTCATCACCCAAATTTGACGTCTTTTATAGGATTCTGTGACCACAAGTATGAGAAAATTCTTGTGTATGAGTACATGTCCAATGGCTCTCTCTATGATCACCTACTTTTGAGGGATATGGAATCATTGTCATGGAAGAAAAGGCTAGAAATATGCATTGGAGCTGCAAAAGGACTACACTACCTTCACACTGGAGCAAAGCGCGCAATTTTTCACTGTGACATAAAGCCTCAAACCATTCTTTTAGATAAGAATATGGTACCAAAACTCTCGCATCTTGGATTTTCCTTACAAGGGAAGCTTCCTAACTCTAAGCCAAAACCAGTTGAAGTCAACATGCTTAATG ATAAATCTGACGTTTACTCCTTTGGTATGGTTCTACTTCAAGTAGCATGCACAAATTACAAGAATACCATCTTCGATAAGATGATCATGTTAGATGACACATATTGGTTTTCAGAAAAGTCATTTAATCCAGCTAACTTTTTGGAGAGGTTCCCAGCTAATGAGATTATTGATCCCATTCTCATGAGATTGATTGCGCCGCAATGTTTGGAAGTGTTCATGGATATCATGAAAAGATGCTTGAATATAGAACCAAATGAAAGACCAGCTATGGGTGAGGTTGAGGTCGAACTTGAGCATGCTCTGGAACTGCAGGAGGAAGCAGATTGTGGAAAAAGTAATGATGATTTTTACCTTTTTCCAAGCACCAGTTCTACCTAA
- the LOC25497583 gene encoding receptor-like protein kinase ANXUR2 isoform X2 codes for MLVKYSKRKSPSKKQYPTVIEERCHQFSLDDLKKSTNNFDEHLRIGLTEFSIAYKGYLKHNGETDYPIAVKRMIHIFNEWKFKKEIELNCQLHHPNLTSFIGFCDHKYEKILVYEYMSNGSLYDHLLLRDMESLSWKKRLEICIGAAKGLHYLHTGAKRAIFHCDIKPQTILLDKNMVPKLSHLGFSLQGKLPNSKPKPVEVNMLNACTNYKNTIFDKMIMLDDTYWFSEKSFNPANFLERFPANEIIDPILMRLIAPQCLEVFMDIMKRCLNIEPNERPAMGEVEVELEHALELQEEADCGKSNDDFYLFPSTSST; via the exons ATGCTTGTAAAATATTCAAAGCGTAAAAGTCCTTCCAAGAAACAATATCCAACTGTTATAGAAGAGCGATGCCATCAATTTTCTCTGGATGATCTTAAGAAATCTACTAATAACTTTGACGAACATCTAAGAATAGGGTTAACAGAATTCAGTATAGCTTACAAAGGTTATCTCAAACATAATGGTGAAACTGATTATCCAATAGCAGTGAAACGGATGATACATATATTTAATGAATGGAAGTTCAAGAAGGAAATTGAACTCAACTGCCAGCTTCATCACCCAAATTTGACGTCTTTTATAGGATTCTGTGACCACAAGTATGAGAAAATTCTTGTGTATGAGTACATGTCCAATGGCTCTCTCTATGATCACCTACTTTTGAGGGATATGGAATCATTGTCATGGAAGAAAAGGCTAGAAATATGCATTGGAGCTGCAAAAGGACTACACTACCTTCACACTGGAGCAAAGCGCGCAATTTTTCACTGTGACATAAAGCCTCAAACCATTCTTTTAGATAAGAATATGGTACCAAAACTCTCGCATCTTGGATTTTCCTTACAAGGGAAGCTTCCTAACTCTAAGCCAAAACCAGTTGAAGTCAACATGCTTAATG CATGCACAAATTACAAGAATACCATCTTCGATAAGATGATCATGTTAGATGACACATATTGGTTTTCAGAAAAGTCATTTAATCCAGCTAACTTTTTGGAGAGGTTCCCAGCTAATGAGATTATTGATCCCATTCTCATGAGATTGATTGCGCCGCAATGTTTGGAAGTGTTCATGGATATCATGAAAAGATGCTTGAATATAGAACCAAATGAAAGACCAGCTATGGGTGAGGTTGAGGTCGAACTTGAGCATGCTCTGGAACTGCAGGAGGAAGCAGATTGTGGAAAAAGTAATGATGATTTTTACCTTTTTCCAAGCACCAGTTCTACCTAA
- the LOC25497584 gene encoding putative disease resistance protein At1g50180: MFMVESVVSFTIERIADLLIEEASLSSGVSDQIKKLEIELKRMQCFLRDAERKQDEGGETIKNWISEIRKLAYDAEDVIETYAIKVSFSGAMTPFYKLRHDHKVGNKIISINSQIADLTRSLQAYGLTATTRDNEESHFVIETRRQLRWSYSHVVEEVTVGLDKDIKKVVKWLLNQDQHCQMVYVCGMGGLGKTTLAKNVYHYSSIRRHFEGFAWAYISQKCNRREVWEGILLQLTASSSKEERDEIRNMRDEELAKKLYKVQQEKMCLIVLDDIWSNETWDILSPAFPSKNAKSKMVFTSRNKGVSSHVDSKGLVHEPGFLNAEDSWSLFQKKAFSTSDDPEFKICNEFERLGRDMVAKCAGLPLAIIVLGGLLATKETINEWEMIHKHITSYLIKGDVPERQSRLAEVLDLSYHNMPYQLKPCFLYLSQFPEDFEIPKNKLIQLWMAEGFVSSQYEIERDERLEDVAERYLGSLISRCMVQVGQMGSTGKIKTCRLHDLMRDMCLSKARKEHFLSVITRSQKDSNSINDVSSSSSNLSLDSRKTGGVRRIALFLDKHVDKLVPPNEQVSQHLRSLVYFNDKKCRVESWKLLKTVFENFKLLRVLDLEGVKGSKGQLLPKEVGNLFWLKFLSLKRTCIQILPSSLGKLENLQSLNLQTINKVSWDSTVEIPNIIWKLKRLRHLYLPNWCGNVPGILQLENLINLQTLVNFPASKCDVSDLLKLKKLRKLVLNDPRCFQNFSESFTLCNQKLECLESLSLKTDLLSFPDQVVDVEKLVLGCPSLHKLHVEGRMERLPEAQLFPPQLSKLTLWGCKLVEDPMVTLEKLPNLKYLSGWEMYVGKKMVCSVNGFPKLEVLAIRGFSNLEEWVVENEAMPHLCRLSISDCNKLKSVPDGLTIVAGLRELEIRWMPKSFKIRLGIDGEDYHKVQHVPSIVFFN; encoded by the exons ATGTTTATGGTTGAATCAGTTGTGTCCTTTACAATTGAAAGGATTGCTGACCTCCTAATTGAAGAGGCCAGTTTGTCGAGTGGGGTAAGTGACCAAATCAAGAAATTAGAAATTGAACTAAAGAGGATGCAATGTTTCTTAAGGGATGCTGAGAGAAAGCAGGATGAAGGTGGTGAGACTATAAAGAATTGGATATCAGAGATCAGAAAATTAGCTTATGATGCTGAGGATGTGATTGAAACTTATGCCATCAAAGTTTCATTTTCAGGAGCAATGACTCCTTTCTACAAACTAAGGCATGATCACAAAGTTGGAAACAAGATTATATCTATTAATTCTCAAATAGCAGACCTTACAAGAAGTTTACAAGCATATGGTTTGACTGCAACAACAAGAGACAATGAAGAATCACACTTTGTGATTGAGACACGGAGGCAATTGAGATGGTCTTATTCTCATGTGGTTGAAGAGGTCACTGTAGGGTTGGATAAGGACATAAAGAAAGTTGTGAAATGGCTATTAAATCAAGATCAACATTGTCAAATGGTTTATGTTTGTGGAATGGGCGGTCTAGGTAAAACAACACTTGCTAAAAATGTTTATCATTATAGTTCCATTAGGCGACACTTTGAGGGTTTTGCTTGGGCTTATATATCTCAAAAATGCAATAGAAGAGAGGTTTGGGAGGGAATCTTACTTCAACTTACCGCTTCTTCTTCCAAagaagagagagatgagattaGGAACATGAGAGATGAAGAATTGGCAAAAAAGTTGTACAAAGTTCAACAAGAGAAAATGTGTTTGATCGTCTTGGATGACATATGGAGCAACGAGACTTGGGATATTTTAAGTCCAGCCTTTCCATCAAAAAATGCAAAGAGTAAAATGGTTTTTACATCACGCAATAAAGGTGTCTCATCACATGTAGATTCCAAAGGCTTGGTTCATGAACCGGGGTTCTTAAATGCAGAAGATAGTTGGTCGTTGTTTCAGAAGAAAGCTTTTTCAACTAGCGATGATCCGG AATTCAAAATTTGCAATGAGTTTGAAAGATTAGGCAGAGATATGGTTGCAAAGTGTGCTGGTTTGCCTTTGGCTATCATTGTACTTGGAGGACTTTTGGCTACAAAGGAAACAATCAATGAATGGGAAATGATACATAAACATATAACCTCTTACCTAATAAAAGGAGATGTACCTGAAAGACAGTCAAGATTAGCTGAGGTGTTGGATTTAAGTTACCACAACATGCCTTATCAACTGAAACcatgttttctttatttaagTCAATTTCCAGAAGACTTTGagataccaaaaaataaattaattcagTTGTGGATGGCAGAAGGTTTTGTTTCATCTCAATATGAGATTGAAAGGGATGAAAGATTGGAGGATGTCGCTGAGCGTTACCTAGGTAGCTTAATTAGCCGTTGCATGGTTCAAGTTGGTCAGATGGGGTCTACTGGAAAGATTAAAACTTGTCGGCTGCATGATTTAATGCGTGATATGTGTTTGTCAAAGGCTAGAAAAGAACATTTTCTTAGTGTTATTACCAGATCACAAAAAGATAGTAATAGCATTAATGatgtatcatcatcatcatctaatcTATCATTAGATTCAAGAAAAACCGGTGGAGTTCGTAGGATTGCTCTTTTCTTGGATAAACATGTTGATAAATTGGTTCCACCCAATGAGCAAGTGAGTCAACATCTTAGATCTCTTGTATATTTCAATGATAAGAAATGTAGAGTTGAAAGTTGGAAGCTACTTAAAACTGTTTTTGAGAACTTCAAATTACTTAGAGTTCTTGATCTTGAAGGAGTTAAGGGGTCAAAGGGACAATTATTGCCTAAAGAAGTTGGAAATCTGTTTTGGTTGAAGTTTTTGAGTTTGAAAAGGACTTGTATACAAATTCTTCCATCTTCATTAGGCAAATTGGAAAATCTACAGAGCCTAAATTTGCAAACTATCAATAAAGTAAGCTGGGATTCAACAGTTGAAATTCCAAACATAATATGGAAGTTGAAACGGTTGAGACATTTATATCTTCCCAATTGGTGTGGAAATGTTCCTGGCATCCTGCAACTTGAAAATCTAATCAACTTACAGACACTTGTAAATTTTCCAGCCAGTAAATGCGACGTGAGTGATTTGTTAAAACTGAAAAAGCTCAGAAAATTGGTATTGAATGATCCAAGGTGTTTCCAAAACTTTTCCGAAAGTTTCACTCTTTGTAATCAAAAGTTGGAATGCTTGGAATCATTGTCCTTAAAAACTGATTTGCTTTCATTCCCTGATCAAGTAGTGGATGTTGAAAAACTAGTTCTAGGTTGTCCTTCACTTCACAAACTGCATGTAGAAGGGAGAATGGAAAGGCTTCCAGAAGCTCAACTATTTCCGCCACAGCTTTCAAAGTTAACTTTGTGGGGTTGTAAACTTGTTGAAGATCCAATGGTAACATTAGAGAAGCTTCCTAATTTGAAGTACCTAAGTGGTTGGGAAATGTATGTTGGGAAGAAAATGGTATGCTCGGTAAATGGTTTTCCTAAACTGGAAGTTCTAGCTATCCGTGGCTTTTCTAATTTAGAAGAGTGGGTAGTCGAGAATGAAGCCATGCCTCATCTTTGTAGATTGAGTATATCTGATTGCAACAAGTTAAAGAGTGTTCCTGATGGACTAACAATTGTTGCTGGTCTAAGGGAGTTGGAAATCAGATGGATGCCTAAATCATTCAAGATTAGACTTGGAATTGATGGAGAGGATTATCACAAAGTTCAACATGTTCCATCCATTGTATTTTTCAACTAG